In Chloroflexota bacterium, one DNA window encodes the following:
- a CDS encoding long-chain fatty acid--CoA ligase — MDKPWLSSYEPAVRPNLEYPPVPMHQFLEDSASKYPDRAATIFGNVVHQLGGALMDAKMSYRQLNDLANRLANAFIAMGIKQGDRVAIFLPNCPQYPITYYAILKAGAVVAPNNPLYVARELEHQLNDAGAETIVCLSRFYPTVQAVRAKTKLKNVIVANIKEYFPPVLKTLFSLAVEKKEGHRVTLDPGDKWFQDVLASAPATKPNVTVKPEDTAVLLYTGGTTGVSKGAEITHKNLVANTLQTRAWMTGSREGQDAIMTALPLYHSYAMTVCMNFGIAIGATLILIPNPRELEHVLKSIDRHQPTMFPGVPTMYVAINNFKDLAKYNVRSIKACISGAAGLPVQVQQKFQELTGARLVEGYGLSEATPVTHANPIFGENRIGTIGLPWPDTLCKLMDIETGTKEVPIGEPGELAIQGPQVMKGYWNKPQETANTLRNGWLYTGDIAVMDEQGYFKIVDRKKDMIIVGGFNVYPRDVEEVLFKHPKVLEATVAGIPDPKSGQRVKAYVVLKPGQTATVEELMAFCKENLTGYKRPSVIEFRDSLPKTMVGKVLRRYLVEEDQKKAAQN, encoded by the coding sequence ATGGACAAGCCCTGGCTCTCAAGTTACGAACCCGCTGTTCGTCCCAACCTCGAGTATCCCCCCGTGCCGATGCACCAATTCCTCGAAGACTCGGCGTCCAAGTACCCCGACCGTGCCGCCACCATTTTTGGTAATGTAGTCCATCAACTCGGCGGCGCGTTGATGGATGCGAAAATGTCGTATCGCCAACTGAATGATCTCGCGAATCGGCTGGCGAACGCGTTCATCGCGATGGGCATCAAGCAAGGCGACCGCGTCGCGATCTTTTTGCCGAACTGTCCCCAGTATCCCATCACGTATTACGCCATCCTCAAAGCGGGCGCGGTCGTCGCGCCGAACAATCCGCTCTACGTCGCGCGCGAACTCGAACATCAACTCAACGATGCTGGCGCGGAAACGATTGTGTGCCTCTCGCGCTTTTATCCGACCGTGCAAGCGGTGCGCGCGAAAACGAAATTGAAGAACGTCATCGTCGCAAACATCAAAGAGTATTTTCCGCCCGTGCTCAAAACGCTGTTCTCGCTCGCGGTCGAAAAGAAAGAAGGACACCGCGTCACGCTCGACCCAGGCGACAAGTGGTTTCAGGATGTACTGGCGAGCGCGCCCGCGACGAAACCGAATGTCACCGTGAAACCGGAAGATACCGCGGTGCTGCTCTACACCGGCGGCACGACCGGCGTTTCCAAAGGCGCTGAAATCACGCACAAGAATCTCGTTGCGAACACACTGCAGACGCGCGCGTGGATGACCGGTTCGCGCGAGGGACAAGACGCGATCATGACCGCGCTCCCCTTGTATCACTCGTATGCGATGACCGTCTGCATGAACTTTGGCATCGCGATTGGCGCGACGCTTATCCTGATCCCCAATCCGCGTGAACTGGAACACGTTTTGAAATCCATTGACCGGCATCAACCGACGATGTTCCCCGGCGTGCCGACGATGTACGTCGCGATCAACAATTTCAAAGACCTCGCCAAGTACAACGTTCGCTCGATCAAAGCGTGCATCAGCGGCGCGGCGGGGTTGCCAGTGCAGGTGCAACAAAAATTCCAGGAACTTACCGGCGCGCGGTTGGTCGAGGGGTATGGCTTGAGCGAAGCGACGCCGGTCACGCACGCGAATCCGATTTTCGGCGAGAACCGCATTGGTACGATTGGCTTGCCCTGGCCCGACACGCTTTGCAAGTTGATGGATATCGAGACGGGCACGAAAGAGGTGCCAATCGGCGAACCGGGCGAGTTGGCGATTCAGGGTCCGCAAGTGATGAAAGGGTACTGGAACAAGCCGCAAGAAACCGCGAACACGTTACGGAACGGTTGGCTCTACACCGGCGACATTGCGGTGATGGACGAGCAAGGTTATTTCAAGATTGTGGATCGCAAAAAGGATATGATCATCGTCGGTGGGTTTAACGTGTACCCGCGTGACGTTGAAGAAGTTTTGTTCAAGCATCCCAAAGTGTTAGAAGCCACCGTCGCCGGCATTCCCGATCCGAAGAGCGGTCAGCGCGTCAAGGCGTATGTCGTGCTCAAGCCAGGGCAGACCGCCACGGTCGAAGAGTTGATGGCATTCTGTAAAGAGAACCTCACCGGCTACAAACGTCCATCCGTCATCGAGTTCCGCGATTCGTTGCCCAAGACAATGGTCGGCAAAGTGTTGCGGCGCTACCTGGTCGAGGAAGATCAGAAGAAGGCGGCGCAGAATTAG
- a CDS encoding C_GCAxxG_C_C family protein, with product MDEQTISRRGFLIKAGTLATGVVTGAGVLGLAGCAPKEIIKEVPVEKIKEVTKEVPVEKIKEVVKEVPVEVMKEVVKAIPKVPWPYKKLDPELVRKKGHLGYYNGACCYGAFGAIMDTLKEVVGFPYTQVPSELMMFGETGFAGMGSLCGALNGAGAAINLLVDKDTWRKIVKELALWYSKTPFPSDLSNQYAKDHKFLVDKYKSDKVLVASVSNSTLCHVSVTNWCLASKLASGSDERSERCGRLTGDVAAQAVIYLNQFADTTTFKPVAKSAAVDAGCTVCHTTGKDYAIGNNIRGEEDCVVCHDPHPIPYKKK from the coding sequence ATGGACGAGCAGACAATTTCGCGTCGAGGATTCTTGATCAAAGCAGGTACGCTCGCGACGGGCGTGGTGACGGGAGCCGGTGTTCTGGGCTTGGCGGGCTGTGCGCCGAAAGAAATCATCAAAGAGGTGCCGGTCGAGAAGATCAAAGAGGTCACAAAGGAAGTCCCGGTCGAGAAAATCAAAGAAGTCGTCAAAGAAGTTCCGGTCGAAGTGATGAAAGAGGTGGTCAAGGCGATTCCGAAAGTACCATGGCCCTACAAAAAACTTGATCCGGAACTCGTTCGAAAAAAAGGGCACCTGGGTTACTACAACGGCGCGTGTTGCTATGGCGCGTTTGGCGCGATCATGGACACGCTGAAAGAAGTAGTCGGATTTCCGTACACCCAGGTTCCGAGTGAACTGATGATGTTCGGTGAGACTGGCTTTGCTGGGATGGGTAGTCTGTGCGGCGCGCTGAACGGCGCGGGCGCGGCGATCAACTTGTTAGTGGATAAAGACACCTGGCGCAAAATCGTCAAGGAATTGGCGCTCTGGTATTCCAAAACGCCATTCCCTAGCGACCTGAGCAATCAGTACGCCAAAGACCACAAATTCCTGGTTGACAAGTACAAATCCGACAAGGTGCTGGTGGCAAGCGTGTCGAACTCGACGCTGTGCCACGTGTCCGTGACGAATTGGTGTCTGGCGTCAAAGCTCGCGTCTGGCTCGGATGAACGTTCGGAGCGATGCGGTAGATTGACTGGCGATGTCGCCGCGCAAGCGGTCATCTATCTGAACCAGTTTGCCGATACGACCACGTTCAAACCGGTCGCCAAGTCGGCGGCGGTGGATGCTGGGTGTACGGTGTGCCACACGACCGGCAAGGATTACGCGATTGGCAATAACATTCGCGGCGAAGAAGATTGTGTCGTGTGCCACGACCCGCACCCGATCCCGTACAAGAAAAAGTAA